The following proteins are encoded in a genomic region of Eriocheir sinensis breed Jianghai 21 unplaced genomic scaffold, ASM2467909v1 Scaffold218, whole genome shotgun sequence:
- the LOC126990869 gene encoding uncharacterized protein LOC126990869 translates to MEEVTQRREETEARRGETEDRRDETEDRREETDYRSDKDRDYRHDEATADGTEAVTSKNGRPTIEDADTYKYVAVYFSHPKPQYFWGKILKVFSSDEETEVTQVEVDFLQKKAISSDPSAWTWAEKTVKEVLIIDTKFIVFGPLVPDVKKNIFRFPDVQAMASLREFEQRDD, encoded by the coding sequence atggaggaggtgacacaacgaagagaagagacagaagccagaagaggagagacagaagacagacgagacgagacagaagacagaagagaagagacagattaCAGAAGTGACAAGGACAGAGATTATAGGCATGATGAGGCCACAGCAGATGGAACAGAGGCGGTCACATCAAAGAATGGTAGGCCTACCATTGAAGACGCAGACACCTATAAATATGTCGCAGTGTACTTCTCGCACCCAAAGCCTCAGTACTTCTGGGGGAAAATTCTTAAGGTATTTTCAAGTGACGAAGAAACTGAAGTGACGCAGGTGGAGGTCGATTTTTTGCAGAAGAAAGCGATCTCCAGTGACCCTTCAGCATGGACCTGGGCTGAGAAGACGGTTAAAGAGGTCCTAATCATTGACACCAAATTCATCGTGTTTGGGCCTCTGGTCCCTGACGTAAAGAAGAACATATTCCGCTTTCCAGATGTTCAGGCCATGGCCTCTCTTCGAGAATTTGAACAGAGGGATGATTAA